A region of the Salvelinus namaycush isolate Seneca unplaced genomic scaffold, SaNama_1.0 Scaffold2141, whole genome shotgun sequence genome:
gcctctctacactggcttcctgttaaggctagggctgatttcaaggttctATTGCTagcctacaaagcattacatgggcttgctcccaTCTATCTTTCCgttttggtcctgctgtacatacctacacgtatgctacggtcacaagacacaggcctcctgaTTGTCCCTacaatttctaagcaaacagctggaggcagggctttctcctatagagctacatttttatggaatggtctccCTATCCATGtaagagacgcagactcggtctcgacctttaagtctttattgaagactcctctcttcagtaggtcctatgattgagtgtagtctggcccagggggtgaatgtgaacggaaaggcactggagcgtcAAACcccccttgctgtctctgcctggcccggtttccctctctccactgggattctctgcctctaaccctattatacTGGCTTCCATGCCAtctctaggaggggtgcgtcacttgagagGGTTGAGTCTGACAAGGTCTTCCGGTCCGGGTTGTTGctcccctcgggttcgtgccgtggggagatcttcgtgggcggTGGTTGAAGTTagggaaatgaacattcaattgaagttggtggttgaagatatccctctagtggtgtgggggctgtgctttggtaaagtgggtggggttatatcctgcctggttggccctgtccgggggtatagtcagacggggccacagtgtctcccgacccctcctgtctcaacctccagtaattatgctgcaacagtttgtgttggggggctagggtcagtctgttaaatctggtgtatttctcctgtcttatccggtgtcctgtgtgaatttaagtacgctacctctaattctctctctctcttctctcggaggaccatgCCCCAGGAAGACCTGGCCtgttgactccttgctgtccacagtccacctggtcatgctgctgctccagtttcaactgttctgcctgcggctatggaaccctgacctgttcaccagatgtgctaccttgtcccagacctgctgttttcgactctctctctctactgcacctgctgcctctaactctgaatgatcggctatgaaaagccaactgacatttactcctgaggtgctgacctgttgcaccctttacaaccactgtgattattattatttgactctactggtcatctatgaacgtttgaacatcttggccatatactgttataatctcctcccggcacagccagaagaggactggccacccctcagagcctggtttctctctaggtttcttcctgggtccctgcctttctagggagtttttcctagccaccgtgcttctacatctgcattccTTGCTGttcggggttttaggctgggtttctgtacagcactttgtgacatcggctgacgtaaaaagggctttataaataaatttgattgatataggctatctcaataaacatttgacatttttgggggggaacacCTGATCTATAGTTGAACAAATGTGATGAGTTTTTGTATcatgaaaacaacaacaaaacaagtcACCATTGCCGCTAAAGCTCAAGCACTGGTCCTCCACCCCCAGGCAGGCCACAGTGCTGTTATGCACAAAGCCTTGGAAGCTGCTGTAGGAGGTACATTGTCTTCCGTTAGCCAGTGAACTGGGGGCTGTAGGAAGAGAACAGAAATGGATATCAGTGGATATGCATTCTACAGTACATTCAGTGGTCATAGCTAGCTCCAGTATCTATAAATAACTATTTTCATTGGtaatgcaatggaaacacattCAGGAAGCATATTGTCCTGGTTCTGATAGTGGAATTGAGCCAATGAGACAGTACAGTGGTGTCTGacattattgacacccttgatacaGATAAGTAATAATGactgaataaaataaataattttaataAATATTTTGTATGCAACAAAACAAGGGACATATGATTTTATACTAATAAAACTGCTCAGCGAAAGAGATTTTGTTTCACAATAATACTTTctttctcaaaaaggtaggggtgaaATTGACACCCCTAAAAATTCATATAAATAAAGTAGttaaaagtgtagtatttggtcccatattcctagcacgcaatgacaaCATGAAGCTTGTGACTGAATGCATTTGCAGTTATTTatgtttgtgtttcagattattgtaatgtatgtattgtgtcattttggtgtcagttttattgtaaataagaatagaatatgtttctgaacacttctacattcatgtcgatgctaccatgattacggctaatgctgaatgaatcgtgaataatgctgagtgagaaagttagagggtcaaatatcatacccccttgttattggtaatggagagTTTAGAATGTCTTGGCGGTAATatctttttatttcacctttatttcactaggcaagtcagttaagaacaaattcttattttacaatgacggcctactccggccgaacactcccctaaccaggacgacgctggttgtgatacagccagggaccaaaccagggtctgtagtgatgcttctagcactgagatgcagtgccttagaccgctgcaacACTCGGGAGATCTTTCACCCTCACtcgtcattattcacgattcattcaggattatctgtaatcatggtagctaATGTAGAAGAGTTTAGAAACATATTCAATTATTATTTGTAATAAAAGTcactccaaaatgacaatacaAAATGTACCATTGTTGCTTTATCAATAATAGGGGATGGATCCGAAAAccattcagtatctggtgtgacaacCATCTGCCTCATTCAGCGCATGCAGCGCATTTGCctcatctccttcgcatagagttgatcaggctgttgattgttgccagtggaatgttgtcccactcctattcaatggctgtgcgaagttgctggatattggcgggaactggaacatgctgtcgtacgtgtcgatccagagtatcccaaacatgctcaatgggtgacatgtttgttgagtatgcaggccatggaagaactgggacatttttagcttccaggaatcatgtacagatccttgctgcattgggccgtgcattatcatgctgaaacatgaggtgatggtggcggatgaatgtcACTACAGTGGGTCTatggatcttgtcacggtatctctgtgcattcaaatgaccatcgataaaatgcaatggtgttcgttgtccgtagcttatgcctgcccataccataaccccactgccaccatggggcactctgtccagaacattgacatcagcaaactgctcgccacacaatgccatacacgctgtctgccatctgctcaGTACAGTTGAACCCGGGATTCATCAGTGAacagcacacttctccagcgtgccagtggcaaTCGAAGGTGAGcctttgcccactgaagtcgcttacgacgccaaactgcagtcaggtcaagaccatggagaggacgacgagcatgcagataggctttcctgagacggtttctgacagtgtgtacagaaatgatttggttgtacaaacacagtttcatcagctgtttgggtggctggtctcagacgatcccactgGTGAAGAAacaggatgtggaggtcctgggctggcttggttacacgtggtctgcggttatgagaccagttggacgtactgccaaattctctaaaacgttagggaaattaacattcaattctttggcaacagctctggcagaaattcctgcagtcagcatgccaattacactctccctcaaaacttaagacatttgtggcattgtgttgagtgacaaaatgacacattttagagtggccttttattgtccccagcacaaggtgcacctgtgtaatgatcatgctgtttaatcagcttcttgatatgccacacctgtcaggtggatggattatcttggtaaagtagaaatgctcattaacagggatgtaaacaaatttgctcacaacattttagagaaatcatgaaacatgggaccaacacttgacatgttgcgtatatatttttgttcagagtaATCAATTGTTATGTGATCTTGCGAGACagtgattcagctttgatctatcTTTACTTAACAagcaccattgtgagaagtggtaatcttctatttgtaataataataataataatacgtgATGAGTAGGACTATAAGGCGTAGGTTCTACAAGGACAGCgctaaataaactttgatttgatccgCTTGAACACATGGTTACAATATACCCTATTACAGAATAAAAGAAAACCGAGAGGTGAACTATCAATTCATAGAATTGATTTGCATAGATTTTGTCATCAAATCATTTGACCAAGTAGTGAACATAAATAATTACTaagtagaatagcaggaaatttaTTTTAAAACAGCCATACAATCAATATTTTTGTGTGGTGTATTTAGGCATCTCAATAAAATTGAATCAAAATGCATTATTACCTCCAACTTGGCCTAATTCCCATTTTCAATCTCCTATACCATGGTAGACTGGGAACTGTGTCTCAACCAATAGTCAATGTAGGCTAAATATCCCAAGCAGGGCTACAGCAACTTCCAGAGAGGGTCAGGCTCTTGGGCTTTGCGGTGGCCACTCTGGTTTGTGTGTCCTTGGGAGAACGGTGTCGCAGTAACCAAGTGGTCACATATAGATCTGGGTTCCactcagtggcggtcggtgccgtttaagattagggaggacaagaatttttttatgagcatggccttatttctattacagcattttGAATGAcggtcattcatattccattcttccagctcaatgtaacatcgataggtttaggctactatacATGACACTTgaattttccctgtacccatcatgaggttgttacaacctaggctatgaatgaaagtttacaacgtaggtccacaggtcgagagaaaaatttgagtaatcaaggtgacagacagtgacacattcaatactgccttgcacacccttgcctgcatctagctgatctagggtgtaatcattagtccaacatttgcaaacaagagtttctattggtgataaaataatgtatatgttgaaagataatgataaaataattccactctgaaacctTATAACTGTATGAAgttgattagaatcataaaatgataatctgatgatgtgtgtagttttagtcagaattaggttaAACAATGCATCTGTATAGtggaaaacacagactgtctAAGCAAGGCGTAGCTTAGGATTTGAACTTGTATGTGTGTGCCGAAGAAAGAAAACGAGAACAGTTCAACTGTGATTGGACCGACCTGGCTAGGCCTCTGAGGAACTTATGATAGCATagggagtacttctcaaggtTTCCCGAATCTcggggaatggaactgtcggctgggtagtgatacacAGTGGTGAGAACTCTGGAGAAGGATAACACTCACCTACTGttggtgtgtatgtatgtgcgtatgatacctactgtttgtgtggaagtatgtgagcagctataaaatggatgtctttgtataatggacttcagagcgttctcgtgaataaactgtactatctttttgcataagctgagtctttgactaattattattaaacccatggTCTTACAGATCTCGGTGATTGGTCAGAGCTATTGATTGTcagttattatcattgggattgaaaattctcgtgacaattggacaaattcaggtatctGAATTTAGTTTGCCTCCGTTTAAGAAagttttttcaacagaatcagcagaatgaatacatccctgatcatacgcaaacacagttcactttcatagcagccacatacaaacagcatgatcacttggaggggggggggggggggggggggggggggggggggggggggggggggggggggggggggggggggggggggggggggggggggggggggggggggggggggggggttccgcaATGGGATTTAGTCAAGATACTctaaagaggtagggtttcagacatTTTCTGAAGATGGGCATGGATGCTGTCCAGATATGTAAGAAACACACTCGGATCATATATTTCTTCAAACTATGACATTTGAAATCAGGACATCAAATACATTGTTGAAAACCAAACTTAATTTAAGGACACAAGTCTCTTACCAGACAGAGTTTCATTGTTGCACCCATTGGTGTtacagcagagctggttagaggAAGCCCTTATGATGCCCAAGTTCCCAGACACTGTGACTTCAGTGTTAAGAGGAGTTACACAGATGGAGGATGGTGAACACATTTTGAGTACCACGGTGGTATTATCGGGACCTTCACCAGTAACAGATCCATTACAAAACCAGAGAAAGATAGATCAATTTAGAATATAATCTGATGAAATAGTATCATAGAGCAAGAGTCAATTACCAATAGATATTGTACACTGTAATCTTACAGGAGTGTTCAAAAGCATCCTTCATGAGGAAGCTAACAGCATAATTTAATTTGTCTTGAAGTGTTAGCATGTAGTGGACAACAAACTCTAAACACACCTTTTATGGTTCTGGTTGCAGTGAGACATCTTTCGTTTAAGGCTGGACAGGTAACTAAAGAAGAGTTTGTACATGCTGCATCAGTGCAGTTGAAACACTGCAGCATCTCAACtgaaaaacaagaacatttaaaaaaaaaaaatactgtaaaTGCCATTTAGCTATGATGAATATTTACACAGGCATTTGGGAGTGATGCAGTTAAgaaaccatttattttggtagACGCCTGTCTCAGTGTGAGAGGTCAGTGGTGTTACCTGAGTAGAAGCGAgtgcagatgagagagagagtcaagatGAGCTTCATCGTGGACAGATAGACAGGCAAGTGAACGGCAGTGGGACTCTGGGCTGGTAGACAGGCA
Encoded here:
- the LOC120038342 gene encoding phospholipase A2 inhibitor subunit gamma B-like; translated protein: MKLILTLSLICTRFYSVEMLQCFNCTDAACTNSSLVTCPALNERCLTATRTIKGPDNTTVVLKMCSPSSICVTPLNTEVTVSGNLGIIRASSNQLCCNTNGCNNETLSAPSSLANGRQCTSYSSFQGFVHNSTVACLGVEDQCLSFSGNVLGSINYMVNLQGCTSTNVCNYIDQLLPSRYINFVQFTCNTAPLPVTVTKAHNTACSIRLSLVPLLLGLTISKLI